The nucleotide window CGGCGCAAACATTAACGGCGGCCTGCTTGTGACAGTATCGCCGGAGGACTTTGACAACGCGCCGCTCTCCGGGATTCATTTTCAACGCACCTTGGAGCAGGCCGCCTTCAAGGCGGGCGGCGGCGGTTATAAGGCCCCAGCACAGCGCGTTGCCGATTTTCTCGCGCAACGCGCCTCAAAAAAGCCGGGCAATGTTCGCCCGACGTACGCGCCGGGCGTTACGTGGTGCAATTTATGGGACGTTCTGCCGGACTTTGTCTGCCGCGCAATCTGCGAGGCTTTGCCGCAGATGGGTCGGAAAATCCGCGGCTTCGACAGCGCCGACGCCGTTTTAACAGCTGTTGAAACGCGCTCGTCCTCCCCTGTTTGCATCGCGCGGGAGGGCTTTGAGGCCCTCGGCCATAAAGGGCTATTTCCATGCGGCGAGGGCGCCGGTTATGCCGGGGGCATCATGTCCGCCGCCGTTGACGGCATCCGAGCCGCCGAGGCGCTGTGCGCTTCGTTGTGACGCGGCACGCGCTTTGACCACGACATCTCGATTCACTCTGAGCCGGGCGCATCTATATGTTGCGCACCGGCTTTTTTTGTCTCTTTTCTAACGTTTTATTGATATTCGACAAAATATCACGATATTTTTTTATCAAGATTGTGAGAGTTTAAGCGCAAATTAGTTAAAAAATTAACATATACATATTGCAATTTCGCCCTCAACAGTTTAATATATATCCTTGGGTTGATAGATTGATAAAAAATTAACAAGGCAACCCGCGATCATTGGTTACAAATAAATTCCCATCAAACACTTGTCGGACGCGACTGTGAAAACGCATCATCAATTTGTGAAAAGGAGTAAGGACATGAGCACGACGCAACACGCAACCACTTGCACCGGCACAGAGGAAGAACTCATCGACCGCATCCGCACTCTCGCGGCTAATTACAAAGGAAAGGAAGGAAGCCTCATACAGGTTCTGCACATGGTTCAGGGTGTTTACGGCTATCTGCCGCTTCACATTCAGCAGATTGTGGCGGAAGAGCTCGATCTGCCGCTGTCAACCGTGTCCGGCGTTGTGAGCTTCTACTCCTTTTTTGCGACTAAGCCGCGCGGCAGACACACCATTCGCGTCTGCATGGGAACGGCCTGCTACGTCCGCGGCGGCGTCAGCCTTGTCGAGTCGCTCGAGAAGTCACTCGGCATCCAGGCGGGCGGCACGACGTCAGACGGCGTTTTCACCTTTGAAATCGCCCGCTGCATCGGTTCCTGCGGTCTGGCCCCGGCCATGACGATTGACGATACGGTCTATCCCGAAGTGAAGGCCGCCGATCTGCCGGGGATTCTCGAGCCCTGGTAC belongs to Oscillospiraceae bacterium CM and includes:
- a CDS encoding NAD(P)H-dependent oxidoreductase subunit E; translated protein: MSTTQHATTCTGTEEELIDRIRTLAANYKGKEGSLIQVLHMVQGVYGYLPLHIQQIVAEELDLPLSTVSGVVSFYSFFATKPRGRHTIRVCMGTACYVRGGVSLVESLEKSLGIQAGGTTSDGVFTFEIARCIGSCGLAPAMTIDDTVYPEVKAADLPGILEPWYNDGK